AAATGACCCTTTGCAAATAACACAACACTCCACAGCTTTTTCAAACATGCCTCACTCAAATTGCTTAGAAATCATCACTTTGTTTTCCCACAATTATTTTGCCATGCCAATAACTCAGTGCCATTTGAATGCCACGTGGTTAGgaaggaaaaaatgtaaaattaaagccccagatatattaaaaaaaagaagtttcCTTTTACAAAATGGCTCTCAAGTATTCTTTGTTCCACAGATAGAGGTCCCTATGGGGCTTTGGATAACTTAGAATTAGTTTAAAATCCTCTTTCATTTTACTATGGGATTAGGGGCATAAGAAAGGAGGTGGAGCAAAACTCTTCTGCTGGTGTGAActaaacacacatacaaaacaCGCATCTATGGACACAAATGTCAAATCTCATAACATGCGTAACAGCTctcatcattcacacacacacatgcacgcacacacacacacacacacagaggagataGCAGTCAGCAGTGTGCAATAGAGCTGCACTTTCACATCTGTGAGCTTGTCTTTTGTGGAGAAAGGTCATAGTATGTGTTTTGACAGCGGTTAGTCCATCTCTCCAACATAAGACTCTCTACATGTTGATATGTGAACTGTCAATAACTGTCCTTTCTCCTCATAGGCAGATGTAATGGAGTTGTGCGGTAGCTAGCTCAACAGAGGGACTGGGGGCTGCCAGTTGTAACATTACAGCAATGTCCTTGTTAGGAGTTAAATAAGGGAATAAAAAGTTCCTAATCATGAGAAACACAAAGTCGAATCTCCACGCTAAAGTTTTCCACGGGCACTACTTGAGCTAAGATTcacctttaaatgaaaataatgctATGATGAGTATTGTAAAAAAATCCCAACATTTAGCATAGCCATTTTGTGGTCGTCAGTTGGTCGGTCGGTGTTCTTTTCATGGAGTATGCCTCCCGTAGATCAATAGCGAAGATAAGCAAGAAAAGGGGGAACtagtaaaacatacatagaaGAGTTGCTTTGACCCCCTTTGCCCCACTCCCCCCAAAACACCCCACTCATGTCAATGGAGACATTATACAGGTACGTGCAAGACACACAGGCAGACAGGTGTAGTCCAATCAGAAGAGGACTGGCCTGCAGTGTCTGTCTGGAGGCATCACTCAATGTGCTCCAAATTCAAGGTGGATGTGAGTTTTTCAGGGATTTTCACAAGGATGACACTCGGTTGTAGCCATACAACAAGATGAGGGAGAAGTGATTACTTGAAGAACACCAGTGCCTGATAACTGGTTTTCCATTTCTCTGGATCAGAAGAACATGTCACTTCTGCTGTTTGATGTACGCCCTCCTTGGTTGGTTATGGTATTCTGTTGTATCCTCGtgtttgcatttgtttaatCTTCGCTAGATTTGGGGTCGTGGTAGATTTTTCTTACTCAGGTAAGTTTCCTCTCTATTGTGGGATTCTTGAATCTGTAGTTAGAGATGTCGTCTGCTTAATTAGTGACCATCAACTGTCCATATTACTGCAGTGTTCTGTGGAGGGACAGGACCAAGAAGTTTAAAACATTCTGCAAACCAGACATATCAAGTACACAGAAATAACGTATTAAGACTGTGTGGGGATGGAAATGAGAATTACCGTTGAGTCCATCAGCTTCCTGTGTTTCAAGAAAGGGTGCAGGACCCCATACGCGGACTGTGCCATCATCTGAGGCTGAAGCCATGAGTCCGGGGACTGCCGGGTTCCAGCTCACACAATTAACAGTGCGTGTGTGGCCTGTGAGCTCTGCAATGGGCAGTTCTCCACGTCTGTGCCAGATGTACACTTTGTGATCTAGTATAAATATCAAAAGGGTAAATTGTAACTGGGttaactataaaaataaatgatacataGTGGTTGTAAAACATACCTTCACTGCCACTGGCTATGAAGTCTTCATTGTGTCCTCCAAAACAGGAGTGGATGGTATAGAAGCCCTGGGTTACACCTTGGTATTTTCTCACCAGCACCCGGTCTTGAAGGTCCCACAGGTGGACTCCCTATCATAAAAAGATGCATTTGTCTTAATTTTGTTTAGGCTTatataaaatgagacaaacaatATGCTGAGTTATTACCTGAGTTGCTACATTTAACAAAGCTAATCTTCCATTCTTTGAAACAGTAAAAGACATGATAGGGTGGTCCTCCTGCACTCTGTAAAGACATGTACATAAACCAtgagaaataaaacaagcaCCTTTAGTTCCTCTGATTGTCAGTCAAGCCAACATTTTACCATATTTGTATGTACTATGTATGTTTCTAATTGTCAAGTTGTCAAGTTATGCCAATCCAATTGGTTCATACAATTTCATTTGTAACCACCAACTGGCAGGCCATTTAGAATTGCTTCTTTTAGTCAAAACCTTACCAAACTAAAAAAGACCTGTTTCATGCACTCTTGATTCCATGGTTTTATCATAGTCTTTGACCACCAGTCTGTGAAAACCATTCAAATGTATGTAGATTagacttgtttttgttgcttacATGTTTCTGTCTGTAAGGTCCTCAAAGTTGTACCCTCGGATTCGTTGGTGAGTGTCTGAGGCCAGCACGGTCCTGCCGTCACCCAGACACCACAGGCACTGCACTCTCACGCCCTCCCAAGAGTCCAACAAGTTACCATCCAGGTCCTGACAAAGTAAATATGCTTTAATGCCACAGTTCAGACAGAACCAAGTGTCGAACCATAAAACACTACAACCAAAAATACTAATGTGTtacattatgttatcatttgctttaaaaaaaaaccatcaAGATCCCATTATCTTACAGTTTATGGAGCACTTAcacactgataaaactgtcccctctgtcctcctgtcaCAAAACGTTTTCCATCAGGGTTCCAGGCCACGCTGGTCAAACTGTCTTCATGGGACTGAGACATCTTAGTCCGTAGCTCCCCCGTCTGGTCACCAAACAGGTcgacagaaagaagagaaaaacaaaacaccgtGTGGGGGAAGGGAAGAAGGGAAGTAAATatgggggagggaaggagaggtcATTGAGTACATCCCCATCACCAGTCGATTCTATCAAGGCTCCAGGTGGAGTTTGTGTTTGCTGCACTGGGATGGAATGACTAGGACTTTAACATAAAGGAAACTCTGTACATAGAAGTGAATGTCCCACCTGAACATTCCAGAGCCACAGCTCAGAGCAGTCATCCGGTCCACAGGCGATCAGGTACATGTCATCTGGACTCCAGGCTAAATAGGACACACCGTATGCATGTCCTTCAAGAGTCCGCAGGAGCTTCAGTTGGTGGCTCtcctaaacacatttttaatgaaTTGTGAAAATGCAAACAACTGGCAAGTACTAATATCAGTACAAGGTGAACAACCCCCGGCAGCACTCCAAGCTAGATTTTGCCCAGTCTGCATGACAACTGAATTTTACACTGTGAATGTGTGAAGGGAATAAAGAAAAAGCACAGCATCCCAGGTGTATTTCAGTTAGATACCGTTTGTTCCTGTGTGGTTTTACTTTCCACTGAAAAACACTCAatccataataaataataagtaatTTTGTAAACTTACTGGATCCACTTGCCAAATTATGACAGTGGTGTCTTTTGAGCCAGTTGCAAGTTTTGTGCCATCGTTTGAGAATTTGCAGAACCATACTTCATTACAGTGCTCTGTAAGAATCTGTTGGGTGTAACAGGGGAACTGTTTCCTGTAAAACATAGAAAGTATAAACAATAAGGTAATATGAAAATGTTGATAAAATGACAGGGTGCGTACAAACCTGCTGCAAACATGATCTAGAAGGAGTGACACTGAGTCGAGGCTATTGTCCAGCTTGGTGTTGTGGTAAAGACAGCGATCTCTCTGTAGCTCTACTGCTTGTTTTAGAAGTGTCTGTAGCCTCCGAGGAGGCAGCATTACAGATGGTGGAAGGTACGCTGGAAAGAAATACAAGAGTAATGGTACAACCGAACGCTTGTCAATCAAACACTTTTATTGGCCACAATCAAATAAGCCCCACCAAGTAATACAAGCTATTAAGTCAGCAGAGAGACACTCTACTAAAGCACAAAAGAACTTTTGCAAACTTCTTACTTTGTAATTTGTCCAAGAGTCGAGACCGTGAGGCAGTGCCTTTGCCCTCCCATTCAGCCTTAGCTCTCAGATCCTCTGCATGACTACACATGAGGTAACtgcaagaaataattaatttgaTGATTAAAACCAACTCAAAAGTAAGCATTTTTTACAAAACAACATTGTGTACATAATGTGGCAAGTTCTAAACACACATTAAATGTAGTTGGAAGCCAGCTAAGAATTCTGTAGTAAAACCTGTACACTTaaaatttagacctggtttatgggtAATATCTCCATTTCATGTGGGATTGGCCCACTAATTACACTATTCTGAGGAAAATAAGGCCTGTAACCATACCCGCTGAGGACATGGATGCGGTCTGTGTTGTATTTGAGCGGTGTCAACTCTCCTCTCAGGACCTGAAGAGCCTCAAGGACTTTACCATCTTCAAGATACTCCAGGTATTTCTGCTGCAGCAACAGGAACTTCATTCGCTAAAAAGAGATACAGACCAGAGCAGGCTTATGATGAGGGTGTGTAAAAACATTGATGAGAATAATGGGGATAGTAAAACAATTTACAAACTTTAACagaaaacccaaacaaacagcatcaaggTGTAACAATGATAGAAAATCAGTTTAAAACCTTTACATTTTCTGaaccaaaacagcaaaaatatgtTCATGACACAATGGCAATTACAACTGCACAGCTGCTCACTGATAATTCCCAATAGAATTATTTTCAGATATAGAATTTTTCTATTGTATGGGCAGCAGCAGGTCAGTGCAATTCAACATCATTCTAGATTGTCCTAGAGCGTCACCTCTGGATCTAGCTATAACACAACTCATTTTGTTTCAGGTTTGGGCAAAAGAGCTTACCACAATAGCGTTTGGAGAATGCATCAGTGCCCTCAGTTCATTGAGATCATTCTCAGCCTGCACCAAAACAAAAGGGGGGAGGTAGAGGgggagacaagagacacaaatGATTAACTCAGCAGTTTCTACATGATATGAACAACACAGACCGCATAAAGTGTCATGCCATTGCATTAACTGTAACTCATCAAAAATAATATGACAAGTCTATAAATGAAAGAAACTGCACTGGTATAGGAAGAATCATCaaccatttttaaacacattttcaggtgtCCTACTGTAACCATAAAACATGGATATCATGCAGTCTAACATGTAACTCATGGATTATAATTCTTCTCCATGATATCAAAGACCACTTTCAGCTTATCACTATCCTGTGTGTGGTTCTGCCTCAGACATTTCCCCTAAACCATAagaccaaagtacatctccttTCCCTTGGTTTTATTTGGCTGAAAATTTAGGATGGAACTAAAGAATCTAGTTAATAAAGCATAATGTTTGATTGTGTGCCAGCAGCACAAAAATTAATGATTCAATTGATTATTAAGTTCCACTGTGCTGTAGTAGAGATAGTAAAATCTAACACCCGCAAATGGTGAATGAAGCACTCACCttgtcccactccccctccaTGACATGATTGCGGAATTTAGTGGCAGAAGGATGTTCGAGTCTGCATCCTGACTCCTGCATCAGCAGGTCCACTGTCTGACTGCAAACACAGTGACAAGGTAATGTTAGATTATTCATATTCAGATGTAACATAGTTCCTTTGTGACAATGGAGTTTATGCAAACTTATTCAATTAAGCCAAGTTCAGGAAGTGAATTAGGTCAAGTCATTGATACAATATGTTTTAAACTAATCAGTCCAAGACTTAATGATCACATAAGAAGTTTAATCCGCATTTATTTGCCTTGTTTACAGAGCATCATAACCTGAGCTTTCACTGCAGCTACCATTAACCTGTTAAGGATGAACTAACCATCTGTCCACGTAGCACCCCTGTGTTAAACACTCACACAGGGTCCAAGGATAAAGGCTGAATAATCTTCAGGGATAGAGCTGAAACCTCTCGCATTATGACATCATTCTTGTGTATCAATGGAGTGGCGCAGCACCTTTGTGTTTGCCTCTCATCCAGCTGCACTGTCTCGGTGCATTTCCCTCAGCTCAAATGCTGAGGCCTTGTTTCATAAAAGGCAAAATGATAAAAAGCCCGTAGCTCACACTGTGTAAACACAGCGCTATTAAGCTGTCTATATAGTGTCTTGTAATGGCAGCTATACCTTCTCAGTGGACACCAAAAGGATGTCTCGCTTTAAGGCAGTAGCAACGGCCCTTTGGAGAAGAGAGTATGCTACTTGAAAAGCCTACTGTGCTATAATTAGATTCAAATACAGAATTTCAATCTAAAACAGCTGGGAGAAGGCGCATTCCTCAGCCGCCATGAAACCAGCGCATTCTGTTCACCACAACATTAACATCATTACAATAATAAAGACGTTGTTTCGTTAAAACAGAGACGATAGTTATTTTAGATAATGATCATTGCAGACACAAGAAATCTAtctgtaaaacaaatgtagttGATTCAAATGACAGCTGTAGATGTGTACAGAGTGCACTCCTGAACTAACCAGGTCGGTTTTTATAACCATGCTTCTTATTATAACACGATGGCTGACATATCCACGTTCCTC
This sequence is a window from Periophthalmus magnuspinnatus isolate fPerMag1 chromosome 24, fPerMag1.2.pri, whole genome shotgun sequence. Protein-coding genes within it:
- the LOC117392653 gene encoding WD repeat-containing protein 26 encodes the protein MQANGAGQGQESGDISCLNSAQNGESSSAGHSNGLLSSTDNGNSVGTSNGASTGPGSGSLAGTTASNSELKKKKRLTQAEEDVIRLIGQHLNGLGLNQTVDLLMQESGCRLEHPSATKFRNHVMEGEWDKAENDLNELRALMHSPNAIVRMKFLLLQQKYLEYLEDGKVLEALQVLRGELTPLKYNTDRIHVLSGYLMCSHAEDLRAKAEWEGKGTASRSRLLDKLQTYLPPSVMLPPRRLQTLLKQAVELQRDRCLYHNTKLDNSLDSVSLLLDHVCSRKQFPCYTQQILTEHCNEVWFCKFSNDGTKLATGSKDTTVIIWQVDPESHQLKLLRTLEGHAYGVSYLAWSPDDMYLIACGPDDCSELWLWNVQTGELRTKMSQSHEDSLTSVAWNPDGKRFVTGGQRGQFYQCDLDGNLLDSWEGVRVQCLWCLGDGRTVLASDTHQRIRGYNFEDLTDRNIVQEDHPIMSFTVSKNGRLALLNVATQGVHLWDLQDRVLVRKYQGVTQGFYTIHSCFGGHNEDFIASGSEDHKVYIWHRRGELPIAELTGHTRTVNCVSWNPAVPGLMASASDDGTVRVWGPAPFLETQEADGLNEHCSNMDS